The Allorhodopirellula heiligendammensis nucleotide sequence TGAACTCACCTCAAGTCTAGCAAATGCTGACGACCGATGTTGCTCGCTCAACATGGGGTACCAATCGAAGGTAGACGCGTGCGGTTGGCTCGTGAGACCACCGGCTGACTTTCGATCCAGTAGCGGTGGCCAGGGCGTTGCAGAAAAACAGACGCCGCACGGCATCTCGGGTGCCTGACCAGGCGGCGAATTGACAAGGCTCACGGACTGAAATTGGTACACAAGTTGCAATTTCGTCTGGGCATTCCATGTGTCTGCCAATGTGACCGGACACCTCCAATGAGTCCTATCAAGCGGAGCAAGAAAATGAGTCGAACATTAATGCCGCGGGACAACCGCGGGCAAGTTGCGCATCTTTACAACGATCCTTTCCAGTCTCTCGAGACTCGCATGAATCAATTGTTTCGTGGCGTGTTCGAGACAATGGGCGCAGATTCTGGCCTGGGAAGCTACCCCGTCGATGTTGACGAGGATGACGAAAAGATCACGATCGAAGCAGAGGTGCCTGGGTTCAAACGCAATGAGATTGATGTCAATGTTGAGAACGGAGTGCTGACGATTAAGGCAGAGCGTGCCGCGAAGGATGTCGCTAACGGCAAGAAGCGACACATGTCCGAACGACGTTTCACCCGTGTCCAACGTGCATTCACCCTCCCGCGTACGGTCGATGGATCGGAGGTCGATGCGAGCCTACACGACGGCATACTAACGCTAACGCTCAGGAAGACCGAAGAGAGTAAGCCTCGCAAGATTGAGATTCGTGGCGGTCAAGAATCCTAACTCGACCGAGACGAGGGATAGCATCGCAGGCAGAATCCATCCTCCATCGGAATAGATCGACTTGTGTGGGCACGTGTTACTTGCCACGGCACAGTGACCGACGGCCTCCGTTCTGGTTGATCTGAAGAAGATCTGTTTTGGCGGCATTGTCTGTTCCGCTTGCGATCTCCATCACCCACTCGCTTGGGCGGGGCATGCTTTCTCTGCCCAGCGAGTTGGCCGAGATATTTTATCGGCAGCTACTCAGCGGGGTTGAACGGGCGACTGATGTACGCGGACGCTGCGTCGGCGCAGCAACCTGTGCCACGCCCCATCGCCTCGGCTGACGCTGGTGAACGATTGCCAGTTCGACTTACCGAATTTGATGGGAGTTGTCTCTGATTTTCGAATCGCGACGGATAACGTAGACTGGCTGCGGCCTGGATTCGTGAACGTATTCGTCACCGGAAATTCAACATGTGTACAGCACAGAGGGTCCTATCACCGGCCGATATCGGCACGACAAAAGTGACGGCGATTGAGCTCAAGGTATTGTCGAAACTGTTTGATTCAGCCCCTGGCGCTGCATTCTTTGTCAAAGACGTTGAGGGACGTTACGTTGCCGTGAACGACTCGCTGGTCAAGCGGCATGGATTCAAATCCAAGTCGGACGTGATCGGTAAGCAACCCCGCGATATTTGTCAGGGTGAATTCGGCCAAGTTCCGACAAGGCAGGATGAGAAAGTTTTGCGGACCGGACGCCCACTCATTGAGCATCTTGAGATGCAATGGCATCGGCCTCGAAACCCCGTTTGGTGCCTGACCACTAAGTTGCCTCTTCATGATGCGGAGGGGAAGGTAATCGGCTTGGTGGGCTTCTCACATGACGTTCGCGTTTCAATTCCTACCGGGGAGATCCCGACCGCATACGCGATGGCGCTGGACGAATTCGAGCGGACGCTCGCTCCCGAAGTCACTCCAGCTTGGCTGGCGCAGCAGTCTCAGCTGAGCACCACGCAACTTGCTCGCTTCACCCGCCGCGTTTTCGATTTAACGCCCACGCAGCTTATTGCCAAGATTCGCATCGCAGCGGCATCACGCCTTTTGCGTGATACCCAAAAGCCGGTCGTTGTTATCTCGTTGGACTGTGGCTTTTCCGATCACAGCGCGTTTACCAGGGCCTTTCGGCGGGCAACGGGCGTCACTCCCTCGGTGTTCCGAAAACAACGCTGATCTCTAGGCAACCCTTCAATAGCTGCCATGCATGTCTCGCATTTCACCCTGCGGCGTGCTGATTTCCCTAGGGAGGCTGCTGCATTTGCTTCAACGCCGGTGAAGGTTGCGAAGGCGATGAAACAGCGACGCCATCCTCCACCGGGATACTGCTCGACAACTTTTGTACTGTGCGCAGAAAGATCGCTGAGTGGCGCATATAGCATATCTTCGACGGTATTGATTGTTAGCATCTATTCATAGTTGCCGCATTCCCAACTCCTCGTAGCCATCGGCTGGTTTTGTATCGGTACGCCGAGTAGTCGGGTTTGCATCTATCTTGTCTGATCAACTGATATAGGAACATTGCTATGCGTAACTGTTTTAAGCGACCTGCCTTCACGCTTGTCGAACTGCTGGTGGTCATCGCCATTATCGGCGTCCTAGTGGGGCTACTGTTGCCCGCAGTACAAGCGGCTCGGGAAGCGGCCCGACGGATGAGCTGCAGTAACAACTTCAAGCAGATTGGCTTAGCAATTCACAACTACCATGCGACGTATAACCAGTTGCCTATCCAAGGCAGCGGCACCGCTACCGTCGCCCCCCGCCGGGAGTTTGCGCCAGGAAGCAACAGTTTGGAGTTGTCCGCCTTAGTCGCGTTAACTCCGTTTATCGAGCAGCAGGCACTATGGCAGCAAATCTCCAATCCCTATCGAGTTCCCGCTGGGCAGCCCGGGGCTGGAAACCTGTACGCCGCGATGGGCCCCTATCCAGGACGCGTCTTCAGTCGGCTCGTCAATGAGGCTGCGGGCCCGTATAGCCCCTTTGAATCGGATATTCCAACATTCCGCTGCCCAAGTGATCCGGGCCTGGGACTTCCGGCGATGGGCCGTACCAATTATGGCGTCAGCATGGGTGACTCGATTCACAAGTCCAACATTGCCTCGATTTACAATTTGGATGGATCGTCGAAAGGCACGGCTGCCGTCCAAGCCGCCAACGCCAGTAACCGCGGTCTGTTTAAATGTCAGTTGAAATCTGCTTTCCGCGATGTGATTGACGGCCTGTCGAATACAATCGCAATGGGCGAGTTCATTACGGATCTCGGTGACGATGACAAACGCTCTCGACACTTGAACGGTTCGTCCACCATGAATTTATTCCAAGTGGGTGGCGCGTTAGCATGTGAGCCCTTCACGGATCCGAATCGACCTGCGTTCTGGAGTGCGAGTGCGCCCTTCACATCCAATCCACAGATCGACAACCGGCGTGGTTTTCGGTGGGCCTGGGGTTTGCATATCCACTCCGGGGTCTACACGATCTTGCCACCTAACCGCGAGTTGTGCTTCACCCAAGACTGGTATCAGTCTGAGGGCATTTGCCCACCGAGCAGCCGACACCAAGGTGGGGTTCACGTTTTGATGGGCGATGGTGCCATCAAATTCATCACTGACTCCATTGAATCGGGCAGCCAGTCGAGCCGAGCGATGGTCTCCCTCGCCGGCGCGAATGATGACCCTTTGTCGACTCCCGGTGCATCGAGTCCCTTCGGGTTATGGGGAGCTCTCGGCACGCGGGCATCGAGCGAGGTGATCAACGGCGAGTTTTAATCTTGTAACCAATTGCTAGAGCAGCCTGCCCAGACTCCCTGCGGGCTGCCACACGGACCATCGCCACACGTATGCTTTGTCATTGAAAGCATCGCATTCTGAACTTGCTACTCTTGGTATCGATTCTTTTCTATTCCTCTTGAATGTCTGAGGCTGTTATGAAGATTTGTTTGAGTCTATTGGTTTTATCACTGGCGATATACCTGACGGGATGTGCGAAAAAGGAGGTGCAGCCAACCTACGAGCTTTCCGATGTCGAGCAGATGTTAAAAGATCATCCGGAACTCAGCGAAGCCCCGCCGGCAGAATTCCGAGTTCCCGGTGAAAAATACGATTGAAGCAGGGGATCTTCAATGCTCTCCACTCGCAAAATGCAATGCGGTCAACGGTAGTTGTGAGATCTGGGAATAGACCGAGCCTTCGATGAAGACAGGTGCATCCGTAAAGGAGATCGGGACGGTCACGGGTAGACCACCTGAAGAACCATGCTGCACTTACATGCCGAAGTTCAGCGAGGCCGATATTGGAGCGTCGCGACGCTGCAAAACGAAGCCGTCAACCGCTCGTCGAGGCACACCAGCGTCACGAGTCCGAAGATCAGTAACCTCCTTCATCATGTTTTCATTCGCTGCTCCGGCTTCGGTCGTGCGCAGTGGGCCATGGGCCGTCGATGCCGCATACGGCGATGCCCATGCGGGCGGAGGGGGGGCGCGTCTGCTTAGCAATTTCCAGCCGCGTCGCTACCAGCTTCGTCGCGGGTATTCTCGATGCACCATGCGACTGGTTAAGGGCACTCGGTGTTGCGGGGTCTTTGTACTTTCGTCAGTTGGGCAGGACTGAGGTGCCAACAATCGGTAGTCCCCATCATCCAACCGCCCGCAGAGCATACGATGGTGCCCGGTAAAATACCTGTGATGTTCTCATCTCGCTCGCTGTCCCAAAACTCATTTACAATCAAGACTTACACTACCATGACGTGCTTCAGAAACAGCCTGCTTCGCCTGTTCCCGATTCTTTGGGTTGCTGCGATGCCAACACTTGTCCACTCCCAGCCGCCCAACATTGTCTTGATCCTCTCAGATGATCAGGGCTACACCGATTACGGTTTCATGGGTCATGAGCACATCGAAACGCCGAACATTGATAAGCTGGCTAGGCAGAGTGCACTCTTTCGTCGTGGGTATGTTCCAACTGCTCTGTGCCGCCCCGCATTGTCCACGCTGATCACGGGTCACTACTCACATCAGAACAGAACGACGGGAAATGACCCCGCGCCCACACCCGCGAACATCGCTCACGCCAAAGAGGCAGGCAAAGACATTCGTGAACTGTTGATCTCGCACATTGACCGTGTGGGCACTCTGCCCGAGTGGCTGGCAAAGGAGGGTTACGTCAGTTTCCAGAGCGGAAAATGGTGGGAGGGGTCTTACCAGCGAGGTGGTTTCACCGAAGGCATGACCAGAGGATACCCGCACCCCGGTGGACGACATGGTGACGCGGGACTGGCGATCGGGCGCGAAACGATGAAGCCGGTCATCGAATTTATCAATCGCAGCGTCACAGCAGAAAAGCCGTTCTTCCTGTGGTATGCCCCGATCATGCCCCACACTCCACATAATCCGCCAACACGGCTACTTGACAAATATCTCAACAAGGGAGTTCCCAAGCGAATCGCCCAGTACTATGGAATGTGCGAATGGTTCGATGAAACCTGCGGTACGCTCT carries:
- a CDS encoding Hsp20/alpha crystallin family protein produces the protein MSRTLMPRDNRGQVAHLYNDPFQSLETRMNQLFRGVFETMGADSGLGSYPVDVDEDDEKITIEAEVPGFKRNEIDVNVENGVLTIKAERAAKDVANGKKRHMSERRFTRVQRAFTLPRTVDGSEVDASLHDGILTLTLRKTEESKPRKIEIRGGQES
- a CDS encoding AraC family transcriptional regulator, producing the protein MCTAQRVLSPADIGTTKVTAIELKVLSKLFDSAPGAAFFVKDVEGRYVAVNDSLVKRHGFKSKSDVIGKQPRDICQGEFGQVPTRQDEKVLRTGRPLIEHLEMQWHRPRNPVWCLTTKLPLHDAEGKVIGLVGFSHDVRVSIPTGEIPTAYAMALDEFERTLAPEVTPAWLAQQSQLSTTQLARFTRRVFDLTPTQLIAKIRIAAASRLLRDTQKPVVVISLDCGFSDHSAFTRAFRRATGVTPSVFRKQR
- a CDS encoding DUF1559 domain-containing protein, coding for MRNCFKRPAFTLVELLVVIAIIGVLVGLLLPAVQAAREAARRMSCSNNFKQIGLAIHNYHATYNQLPIQGSGTATVAPRREFAPGSNSLELSALVALTPFIEQQALWQQISNPYRVPAGQPGAGNLYAAMGPYPGRVFSRLVNEAAGPYSPFESDIPTFRCPSDPGLGLPAMGRTNYGVSMGDSIHKSNIASIYNLDGSSKGTAAVQAANASNRGLFKCQLKSAFRDVIDGLSNTIAMGEFITDLGDDDKRSRHLNGSSTMNLFQVGGALACEPFTDPNRPAFWSASAPFTSNPQIDNRRGFRWAWGLHIHSGVYTILPPNRELCFTQDWYQSEGICPPSSRHQGGVHVLMGDGAIKFITDSIESGSQSSRAMVSLAGANDDPLSTPGASSPFGLWGALGTRASSEVINGEF
- a CDS encoding sulfatase family protein, which encodes MPTLVHSQPPNIVLILSDDQGYTDYGFMGHEHIETPNIDKLARQSALFRRGYVPTALCRPALSTLITGHYSHQNRTTGNDPAPTPANIAHAKEAGKDIRELLISHIDRVGTLPEWLAKEGYVSFQSGKWWEGSYQRGGFTEGMTRGYPHPGGRHGDAGLAIGRETMKPVIEFINRSVTAEKPFFLWYAPIMPHTPHNPPTRLLDKYLNKGVPKRIAQYYGMCEWFDETCGTLLDHIDNSGIAEDTLVIYITDNGWIQKEVGGYGPRSKRSPYEMGTRTPIMFRWPGKISPADRPELCSSIDFVPTALAAAEAEGSRDYPGLNLLPQLISGEAIQRDTLLGETFAHDIADIETPQASLLYRWVIHGHDKLLLTYDGATGAMRYPPPTADPQLYDLKNDPLEKVNLAETNPEKVEKLSEMLNDWYIPCQRQAGKLAPVSP